In Pecten maximus chromosome 10, xPecMax1.1, whole genome shotgun sequence, one genomic interval encodes:
- the LOC117335856 gene encoding soma ferritin-like, with protein MAQTQPRQNFHSESEASINKQINLELYASYIYQSMAFYFDRDDVALPGFSKFFKKSSDEEREHAEKLMQYQNKRGGRIVLQNITKPDRDEWGSGLEAMQTALSLEKNVNQSLLDLHGVANSHGDPQLSDFIEESFLTEQVEAIRQLSDYITLLKKVGPGLGEYQFDKETLQG; from the exons ATGGCACAGACTCAACCAAGACAAAACTTTCACTCTGAAAGTGAAGCTAGCATCAATAAACAGATAAATTTGGAGCTGTACGCTAGCTACATCTATCAGTCAATG GCCTTTTACTTTGATCGAGATGATGTGGCACTTCCGGGATTCAGTAAGTTTTTTAAGAAATCGTCTGATGAAGAACGGGAGCACGCAGAAAAGCTAATGCAGTACCAGAACAAGAGAGGAGGTCGCATCGTACTTCAGAACatcact aagCCTGACCGTGATGAGTGGGGAAGTGGACTGGAAGCCATGCAGACCGCACTGTCACTGGAGAAAAATGTTAACCAGTCACTTCTGGACCTTCATGGCGTGGCTAACTCCCACGGTGACCCACAG TTGTCTGACTTCATCGAGGAATCCTTCCTGACTGAACAAGTGGAGGCCATCAGGCAACTCTCTGattatataacactattaaAGAAGGTCGGACCAGGGCTAGGAGAGTACCAGTTTGACAAGGAAACTCTGCAAGGCTAG